One region of Sulfuriroseicoccus oceanibius genomic DNA includes:
- a CDS encoding alginate export family protein: MKTSIKTTAALALTLTAATAGAPVPPESAPAPDNSAPKGLTMERLGLVSSDAHPFLRDTRILAEGRLRYEYGDIDGLESSDAITFRSRLGLETGELAGFSALVEGESTYKLGGDYAEFPGFNNGRTVIADPDNYELNRAQLHYAHESYGALTVGRQYINLDDQRFVGAVGWRQNSQTFDAVTVNLTALEHVTVSYSWIDRVNRIFGDKSPSANLKRWKSDSHLIHVATDSMPGGKLVGFAYLLDFESAPASSSNTYGLTYSGQTDTALAGSQSWHYLASSAYQEDAGNNPDSYGAWYFRGETGLNWAKVTSGIGAEVLGSDNGDAAFQTPLGTNHKFNGFADAFLTTPDSGLRDFYCWVGGTCPLKVNHKLIFHYFQGDHGRGHIGNELDYVATKQLYPGISVTGKLAYLDGQNTQPDTFRGSIQLDYKF; the protein is encoded by the coding sequence ATGAAAACCTCCATCAAAACCACCGCTGCCCTCGCCCTCACGCTGACTGCCGCCACCGCCGGGGCCCCGGTTCCGCCGGAATCCGCGCCCGCTCCTGACAACAGCGCACCCAAAGGGCTCACCATGGAACGTCTCGGCTTGGTTTCCTCTGACGCCCATCCATTCCTGCGCGACACCCGCATCCTGGCAGAGGGACGCCTGCGCTACGAGTACGGCGACATCGATGGGCTGGAAAGCTCGGACGCCATCACCTTCCGCAGCCGTCTCGGGCTGGAAACCGGTGAACTCGCTGGGTTCAGCGCGCTGGTCGAAGGCGAAAGCACCTACAAACTCGGCGGCGACTATGCCGAGTTCCCAGGCTTCAACAACGGCCGCACCGTCATCGCCGATCCTGACAACTACGAACTCAACCGTGCCCAACTCCACTACGCCCACGAATCCTACGGCGCACTCACCGTCGGCCGCCAGTACATCAATCTCGACGACCAACGCTTCGTCGGCGCCGTCGGCTGGCGCCAGAATTCCCAAACGTTCGACGCCGTCACCGTCAACCTCACCGCTCTTGAGCACGTAACGGTCAGCTACTCGTGGATCGACCGCGTGAACCGCATCTTCGGAGACAAATCACCGAGCGCGAATCTGAAGCGCTGGAAATCAGACTCCCATCTGATTCACGTCGCCACCGACTCAATGCCTGGTGGCAAGCTCGTCGGCTTCGCCTACCTGCTCGACTTCGAGAGTGCTCCCGCCAGCTCGTCCAACACCTACGGCCTAACGTACAGCGGCCAGACAGACACCGCATTGGCTGGCAGCCAATCATGGCACTACCTCGCTTCGTCCGCCTATCAGGAGGACGCCGGCAACAACCCGGACAGCTATGGCGCCTGGTACTTCCGCGGCGAAACCGGACTGAACTGGGCAAAGGTGACCAGTGGCATCGGAGCGGAGGTACTCGGCAGCGACAACGGCGACGCCGCATTCCAAACCCCACTCGGCACCAACCATAAGTTCAACGGATTCGCCGATGCCTTCCTCACCACGCCCGACAGCGGACTGCGTGACTTCTACTGCTGGGTCGGGGGAACGTGCCCGCTCAAGGTGAACCACAAGCTCATCTTCCACTACTTCCAGGGAGATCACGGCCGTGGTCACATCGGCAACGAGCTCGACTACGTCGCCACCAAGCAGCTCTACCCCGGCATCAGCGTCACCGGCAAGCTCGCCTACCTCGACGGCCAAAACACACAGCCGGACACCTTCAGAGGATCAATCCAACTCGACTACAAATTCTAG
- a CDS encoding nitrate reductase cytochrome c-type subunit: MDPTPPSQPPAGSKRLMLVLFIIVSIVAASGYFMGLKQTREITGERSPSPWQDNLAYQSDGGIIPQAPAYSEEATANWQANDDWQSHFAQLRFDTSLRAPTSKPREDELAAALIARNARRAYDTAPPVVPHAIDEHNPNACVVCHTPGNSRLIGNRLTPEMSHPYLTNCTQCHVPAAGQHELPELPMATGALMASGNTFQGLPSGAVAEVAYQGAPPVLPHPVWMRQNCMACHGEGRPSAIRTSHPHRQNCLQCHAQNHLFDNRERMVNELPMVVDLLLKNPPEPAEETPPASQ, translated from the coding sequence ATGGACCCCACCCCACCATCACAACCGCCGGCCGGATCAAAGCGCTTGATGCTGGTGCTCTTCATCATTGTCTCCATCGTCGCCGCCAGCGGGTACTTCATGGGACTGAAACAAACCCGCGAAATCACCGGTGAGCGCTCGCCCTCACCGTGGCAGGACAACCTCGCCTATCAAAGCGATGGCGGTATCATTCCGCAGGCCCCCGCCTACAGTGAGGAAGCCACCGCCAACTGGCAGGCCAATGACGACTGGCAGTCCCACTTCGCCCAGTTACGTTTCGACACGTCATTGCGGGCTCCAACCAGCAAACCGCGCGAAGACGAACTCGCCGCAGCGCTGATCGCAAGAAACGCCCGCCGCGCTTACGACACCGCGCCGCCTGTCGTTCCCCACGCCATCGACGAGCACAATCCCAACGCCTGTGTCGTCTGCCATACTCCGGGCAACTCGCGCCTCATCGGCAACCGCCTGACCCCGGAAATGAGTCATCCTTACCTGACCAACTGCACCCAGTGCCACGTCCCAGCCGCCGGCCAACACGAACTCCCCGAGCTACCGATGGCCACCGGTGCGCTGATGGCCTCCGGCAATACGTTTCAAGGGCTGCCGTCTGGAGCTGTCGCGGAAGTCGCTTATCAAGGTGCCCCTCCCGTGCTCCCCCATCCGGTATGGATGCGCCAAAACTGCATGGCCTGCCACGGCGAGGGCCGCCCGTCCGCCATCCGCACCAGCCACCCACACCGGCAGAACTGCCTCCAATGCCACGCGCAGAACCACCTTTTCGATAACCGCGAACGGATGGTCAACGAACTCCCAATGGTCGTCGATCTGCTGCTCAAGAACCCACCGGAACCCGCCGAGGAAACTCCTCCCGCATCGCAATAG
- the moaA gene encoding GTP 3',8-cyclase MoaA, protein MVTSDTRNRPMRDLRISVTDRCNLRCRYCMPAERFGRDHRFLPDDAVLTDDEIVRLAGIFVGLGTHKLRITGGEPLLRAGLPQLVARLTSRLPADGDLALTTNGTLLQKLAPRLRDAGLHRVTISLDALDPDIFSRLGGTSLEPKRVLAGINAALSAGLGVKINTVVKRDVNESQVVPLAKLAHDLHVPIRFIEFMDVGTTNGWNHHHVVPSAELIARLAEHFDLAKVHQPDLSETARRYHHTEAPESAEVGFISSVSEPFCRDCTRARLSADGKFFTCLFASGGHDLRSLLRIGADDAALTRTITGIWNARGDRYSEQRAHATPGDRHDKPEMSYIGG, encoded by the coding sequence GTGGTCACGTCAGACACCCGCAACCGGCCGATGCGCGATCTCCGAATTTCGGTGACCGATCGCTGCAATTTGCGTTGCCGCTATTGCATGCCGGCTGAACGGTTCGGGCGTGACCACCGGTTCCTGCCGGACGACGCCGTCCTGACCGACGACGAGATTGTTCGTCTGGCGGGGATATTCGTCGGGCTGGGCACGCACAAACTGCGCATCACCGGAGGCGAACCGTTGCTCCGGGCAGGTCTCCCCCAGCTCGTGGCACGGCTGACATCGAGGCTACCCGCTGACGGCGACCTGGCGCTCACCACCAATGGCACGCTGCTGCAAAAACTCGCACCGCGCTTGCGCGACGCCGGCCTTCACCGCGTGACCATTTCGCTCGACGCGCTCGATCCCGATATTTTCTCCCGTCTGGGAGGCACATCGCTCGAACCAAAACGCGTGCTCGCCGGGATCAACGCCGCACTCTCAGCCGGACTGGGCGTCAAGATCAACACCGTCGTGAAACGCGACGTCAACGAGTCCCAGGTCGTTCCGCTGGCCAAACTCGCCCACGATCTGCACGTGCCGATCCGGTTCATCGAATTCATGGACGTCGGCACCACCAATGGCTGGAACCACCACCACGTCGTCCCATCGGCGGAACTTATCGCCCGACTCGCCGAGCACTTCGACTTGGCAAAAGTCCACCAACCAGACCTCAGCGAGACCGCCAGGCGCTACCACCACACCGAGGCCCCGGAATCCGCGGAGGTCGGGTTCATCTCTTCGGTGAGCGAGCCCTTCTGCCGCGACTGCACACGCGCCCGACTCTCCGCCGACGGCAAATTCTTCACCTGCCTCTTTGCCAGTGGCGGTCACGACCTCCGCTCGCTTTTGCGCATCGGCGCCGATGACGCGGCACTCACCCGTACGATTACCGGAATCTGGAATGCCCGCGGTGACCGCTATTCCGAGCAACGCGCCCACGCCACGCCTGGCGACCGGCACGACAAACCGGAGATGTCGTACATCGGCGGTTAG
- a CDS encoding DUF1214 domain-containing protein, producing MKAVITSSLVIAAALVATATVRAEEKEAPVAVNLSNFVRAESDQMLRNTMSMSGVKIGEFTHLREPATADNQPIIRMNQDTLYSTTVVDLSEPVEITLPEVGDRYMSMHVVNQDHFMFVESKPGTYILTEEEIGTRFALVTVRTFYNASDPEDLTKAHGAQDKIEITGGGSGPFEAPNWNTEHLATARKALSDLATLGFDSTYAFGTKDEIRPIDHLVGTAAGWGGLPAKDAYYILSSVPQNDGKTACALTVKDVPVDAFWSVTVYNADGYLEKNDVGRNSFNNYSATPNEDGSITIHFGGDPESSNYLPITEGWNYAVRMYQPRKELLDGSWTFPSPEPVK from the coding sequence ATGAAAGCAGTCATTACTTCAAGTCTCGTCATCGCCGCCGCACTCGTTGCCACGGCCACGGTCCGCGCCGAGGAAAAAGAAGCTCCGGTCGCTGTCAACCTCTCCAACTTCGTGCGTGCCGAATCGGACCAAATGCTTCGCAACACGATGTCGATGTCGGGAGTCAAGATCGGTGAATTCACCCATCTGCGAGAACCGGCGACAGCGGATAATCAGCCGATCATCCGCATGAATCAGGACACGCTCTACTCCACCACAGTAGTAGACCTGTCCGAACCAGTGGAGATCACCCTCCCAGAAGTGGGCGACCGCTACATGTCCATGCACGTGGTCAACCAGGATCACTTCATGTTTGTAGAGTCGAAGCCGGGAACCTACATCCTGACGGAGGAGGAGATCGGCACACGTTTCGCGCTGGTGACGGTGCGCACGTTCTACAACGCGTCAGACCCGGAAGATCTGACCAAGGCACACGGGGCCCAGGACAAGATCGAGATCACCGGCGGAGGCAGCGGACCATTCGAAGCACCGAACTGGAACACAGAACACCTCGCCACCGCACGCAAGGCGCTGAGTGACCTCGCTACTCTTGGATTCGACAGCACCTATGCTTTCGGCACCAAAGATGAGATCCGCCCGATCGACCACCTCGTGGGCACCGCCGCTGGCTGGGGCGGGCTCCCCGCCAAGGACGCCTATTACATCCTCAGCAGCGTGCCCCAAAACGACGGCAAAACCGCATGCGCCCTGACGGTCAAAGACGTTCCCGTCGATGCCTTCTGGTCGGTCACGGTCTACAACGCCGACGGCTACCTCGAAAAGAACGACGTCGGCCGCAATAGCTTCAACAACTACTCCGCGACACCCAACGAGGATGGCTCAATCACCATCCACTTCGGAGGAGATCCGGAAAGCAGCAACTACCTGCCCATTACCGAGGGCTGGAACTACGCAGTGCGCATGTACCAGCCACGCAAGGAATTGCTCGATGGCTCGTGGACCTTCCCCAGCCCGGAACCCGTGAAATAG
- a CDS encoding DUF1214 domain-containing protein has product MRTLPCIAALVTGLLSHHSALAQQEPAKPLTEAQMEELVLRTYPYVALFNVNNKFALDTDNPMNTGGYNKVNASTELQDHNMRAIARPNNDTLYITAMIDVTEEPMVLKIPAFDSKYVSFMVTAYDHYVNIPLSSGKGDFTAPTTMLFYSERTPGYAGEPVDGVEVAMETSGDFVSAVFRVMPHAAEPERLEANRNAMNDVALMSLSEFQGEAQEGKSARTLEEDRARFPQFGSDYEIFGDRFLEVMQFVVNHTTFDPDNDLDNALLALLKPLGVEPGKQYDPDAVAKIDGAALRATAERFAAAQLAKMGDPEFVATNLVSLFQPKGHMTPELLAFQSVSGPIGQPAQEAVYPPIQTEDGQPLNAQYDYEIVMTADEMPPSKSFWSVTLYDLAEGFFIPNEQKKYSVGENAGMKLDEDGGIRIVIAAERPADVPEENWLPIERKDLDLDLNMRIYTPDLEKYKSWNPPKARKLDSQ; this is encoded by the coding sequence ATGCGAACCCTTCCCTGTATCGCGGCCCTGGTGACGGGGCTGCTCAGCCACCACAGCGCCCTGGCCCAGCAAGAGCCCGCCAAGCCTCTGACCGAGGCTCAAATGGAGGAACTCGTCCTGCGCACCTATCCCTACGTGGCGTTGTTCAACGTGAACAACAAGTTCGCTCTGGACACCGACAACCCGATGAACACGGGCGGCTACAACAAGGTCAATGCCAGCACGGAACTGCAGGACCACAACATGCGTGCCATCGCGCGCCCCAACAACGACACGCTCTACATCACCGCGATGATCGACGTCACTGAAGAACCGATGGTGCTGAAAATCCCGGCATTCGACTCGAAGTACGTCTCGTTCATGGTCACCGCTTACGACCACTACGTGAACATTCCCCTGTCCTCGGGCAAAGGGGACTTCACCGCTCCGACGACGATGCTCTTCTACAGCGAGCGGACGCCGGGTTATGCCGGTGAACCGGTCGATGGTGTGGAAGTCGCGATGGAGACATCAGGCGACTTCGTCAGTGCGGTATTCCGAGTGATGCCCCATGCGGCGGAACCAGAGCGTCTCGAAGCCAACCGCAACGCCATGAACGATGTGGCCCTCATGTCGCTGTCCGAGTTTCAGGGCGAAGCGCAGGAGGGCAAAAGCGCGCGCACGTTGGAGGAGGATCGGGCGCGTTTCCCTCAGTTTGGGTCGGACTACGAGATCTTCGGTGACCGGTTCCTCGAGGTGATGCAGTTCGTGGTAAACCACACGACCTTCGACCCCGACAACGATCTCGACAACGCGTTGCTCGCCCTGCTCAAGCCGCTGGGCGTGGAGCCGGGCAAGCAATACGATCCGGACGCGGTTGCCAAGATCGACGGTGCGGCACTGCGGGCTACTGCCGAGCGCTTTGCCGCCGCTCAATTGGCAAAGATGGGAGACCCTGAATTCGTCGCGACCAATCTGGTCTCGCTCTTCCAACCCAAAGGGCACATGACCCCGGAGTTGCTGGCATTCCAATCCGTAAGCGGTCCCATCGGCCAACCGGCCCAGGAAGCAGTCTATCCGCCGATCCAAACCGAAGATGGCCAGCCGCTCAATGCCCAGTACGATTATGAAATCGTGATGACGGCCGATGAAATGCCGCCCTCCAAATCCTTCTGGTCCGTCACCCTGTATGACTTGGCCGAAGGGTTCTTCATCCCGAACGAACAAAAGAAATACAGCGTTGGCGAAAACGCCGGCATGAAGCTCGATGAGGACGGCGGTATCCGCATCGTCATCGCCGCAGAGCGTCCCGCTGATGTTCCCGAGGAGAACTGGCTACCCATAGAGCGCAAAGATCTCGATCTGGATCTGAACATGCGCATCTACACACCGGATCTCGAGAAATACAAAAGCTGGAACCCTCCAAAAGCCAGGAAACTCGACTCGCAGTAA
- the hisS gene encoding histidine--tRNA ligase — MAVIKTLPGFNDFFPEDLRVRTYLFDTWRNVAHRYGFVEYEAPMLESTDLYRKKSGNEIVSQLFNFTDQGGRDLALRPELTPSLARMAAARQRDYRKPMKWFEIGQCFRSEKPQKGRWREFIQFNCDIIGTDSPAADAELIALNVDLMRDLGFTAEDVKLRLSNRKAWDLFLSSREIPADKTGEFLSALDKLERDREGTAKKLEALGIDVADVEGFIADPSQAAEIFDPITNDLEARGMMDFIEIDLSIVRGLAYYTGTVFELFDRAGKMRAVAGGGRYDELLALVSDGACDLPAVGFAMGNAVILDLIRETAEPLAQMETWLAAQSAADVFVVIADESQRAAAVQSVQQLRAAGIKVDYPLAPLKFGKQFQAADAVGAKLTVIIGSEFPELGVKNIATREETKATADELVPVVRELLATEPATPQLA; from the coding sequence ATGGCTGTAATTAAGACACTTCCAGGCTTCAACGACTTCTTCCCCGAGGACCTTCGGGTGCGCACTTATCTCTTCGACACGTGGAGAAACGTGGCACATCGCTACGGCTTCGTGGAGTACGAGGCACCGATGCTGGAGTCGACCGACCTTTATCGCAAAAAGTCGGGCAACGAAATCGTCAGCCAGCTCTTTAATTTCACCGACCAGGGTGGACGTGATCTGGCATTGCGTCCGGAGTTGACGCCATCGCTCGCGCGCATGGCAGCAGCCCGTCAGCGCGACTACCGCAAGCCGATGAAGTGGTTTGAGATCGGCCAGTGCTTCCGTTCGGAAAAGCCGCAAAAAGGCCGCTGGCGCGAGTTCATTCAGTTCAACTGCGACATCATCGGCACCGACTCGCCGGCTGCCGACGCCGAGCTGATCGCCCTCAACGTCGACCTGATGCGTGATCTCGGTTTCACCGCCGAGGACGTAAAACTGCGCCTCTCCAACCGCAAAGCATGGGACCTTTTCCTCTCGTCGCGAGAGATCCCTGCGGACAAAACCGGCGAGTTCCTCTCCGCCCTCGACAAGCTCGAGCGTGACCGCGAAGGCACCGCCAAGAAGTTGGAAGCCCTCGGCATCGATGTCGCCGACGTGGAAGGCTTCATCGCCGACCCAAGCCAGGCGGCTGAAATCTTCGACCCGATCACCAACGACCTCGAGGCCCGCGGCATGATGGACTTCATCGAGATCGACCTCTCGATCGTCCGCGGCCTCGCTTACTACACCGGCACTGTGTTCGAGCTTTTCGACCGCGCCGGCAAGATGCGCGCTGTCGCTGGTGGCGGCCGTTACGACGAACTTCTCGCCCTCGTCTCCGATGGGGCCTGTGACCTTCCTGCAGTCGGCTTCGCCATGGGCAACGCCGTGATCCTCGACCTCATCCGCGAAACCGCCGAGCCGCTGGCCCAGATGGAGACGTGGCTCGCTGCACAGAGTGCGGCTGACGTTTTCGTCGTCATCGCCGATGAATCCCAGCGTGCCGCAGCAGTGCAATCGGTTCAGCAATTGCGCGCCGCCGGCATCAAAGTCGACTATCCATTGGCTCCGCTCAAGTTCGGCAAGCAGTTCCAGGCAGCCGACGCCGTGGGTGCCAAGCTCACCGTCATCATCGGCAGCGAGTTCCCGGAACTCGGGGTGAAGAACATCGCCACCCGCGAAGAAACCAAAGCCACCGCCGACGAACTCGTCCCTGTGGTGAGAGAACTACTCGCCACCGAGCCAGCCACACCTCAACTCGCCTAG
- a CDS encoding molybdopterin-dependent oxidoreductase, whose translation MSQLERRQFLKLSALAAATTAAAARANPGSHPATDTAQPSLADLTWDKAPCRFCGTGCHVKVGVKNGKIAAIAGHEKAAVNQGLLCVKGYHVGAILYGKDRLTTPLLRKNGELTPVSWDEALDLMADRIMQDPAGFAFYGSGQWTVPEGYAAQKLMKAGLSNNHIDPNARLCMASAVTGYVSTYGVDEPAGTYDDLDACDVVICWGNNPAEMHPILFSRLMDRRSRGETVRLIDIGTRRTRTTEFADDYLEFRPQTDLAIANCIANQLIANGTFSKEYVEKFCNFRGDNEELDLMGKQITFDEYKELVASYTPEAVSKLSGLSVDQLTMLGELFGDPEVKITSLWCMGVNQHTRGTAMNRLLHAIHLLSGHFGTPGNAPTSLTGQPSACGTAREVGTLCHALPGGLLVAKEPDRKHCEKLWNLPDGRINPKPGYHTVLMWEKFCTPTAEGGDIHTMFVQVTNPGQSLPHLQKLFRNKEGLEDKFLVVSDGYPTASTELADLVLPAAMWVEKNGVFGNSERRTQQWFKMVDPPGEAREDVWMTIALARKLYDRGHPGMKDKDGEFLFHAVDDAGQEIPFWDYAHFRDINVDRYLYEEYRPFTHKKHKNVAPYDELAKTQGLRWPVVQTDKGTWRETRFRFAEFDDPFVEKGRGIQFYHSTTGDDRAQIWFCPYEPHPEEPDDEFPFWLCTGRVLEHWHTGTMTMRVPQLANAMPDAYAEIHPDDAAAAGISNGQRCVISTRRGEMEIPVWTNGRGRPPRGSIFVPFFDERQLINVLTLDAHCPISKEPDYKKCAARIRPV comes from the coding sequence ATGAGCCAACTGGAACGTCGTCAATTTCTCAAGCTCAGCGCGCTCGCCGCCGCCACCACCGCCGCCGCGGCCCGCGCCAACCCAGGATCCCATCCCGCCACTGACACCGCCCAACCGTCGCTGGCCGACCTCACTTGGGACAAAGCCCCCTGCCGCTTCTGCGGCACCGGCTGCCACGTCAAAGTCGGCGTGAAAAATGGCAAAATCGCCGCCATTGCCGGACATGAGAAAGCCGCCGTCAACCAGGGGCTGCTGTGCGTCAAAGGCTACCACGTCGGTGCCATCCTCTACGGCAAGGACAGACTCACCACCCCGCTGCTGCGCAAAAACGGCGAACTCACCCCAGTCAGCTGGGACGAAGCGCTCGACCTCATGGCCGACCGCATCATGCAGGATCCCGCAGGCTTCGCATTCTACGGCAGCGGACAATGGACGGTGCCCGAGGGCTATGCCGCCCAGAAGTTGATGAAAGCCGGGCTTTCCAACAACCACATCGACCCCAATGCCCGCCTCTGCATGGCATCTGCCGTGACCGGCTACGTCTCCACCTACGGCGTCGATGAACCCGCCGGCACCTACGACGACCTCGACGCCTGCGACGTCGTCATCTGCTGGGGCAACAACCCGGCGGAGATGCACCCGATTTTGTTCTCACGCCTGATGGACCGCCGCTCGCGGGGCGAGACCGTACGCCTCATCGACATCGGCACCCGCCGCACCCGCACCACCGAGTTCGCCGATGATTACCTCGAGTTCCGCCCGCAGACCGACCTGGCCATTGCCAACTGCATCGCCAACCAGCTCATCGCCAATGGCACGTTCAGCAAGGAGTATGTCGAAAAGTTCTGCAACTTCCGCGGCGACAACGAGGAGCTCGACCTGATGGGCAAGCAGATCACCTTCGACGAGTACAAAGAACTGGTCGCCAGCTACACGCCGGAAGCGGTGAGCAAACTTTCCGGCCTCAGCGTCGACCAACTCACCATGCTCGGTGAGCTCTTTGGCGATCCGGAAGTCAAGATCACCTCGCTGTGGTGCATGGGCGTCAACCAACACACCCGTGGCACGGCGATGAACCGCTTGCTCCACGCCATCCACCTGCTTTCCGGTCACTTCGGCACGCCCGGCAACGCGCCCACCTCACTCACCGGCCAGCCCTCGGCCTGCGGCACCGCACGCGAAGTCGGCACGCTCTGCCACGCACTCCCCGGCGGACTTCTGGTGGCCAAAGAACCGGACCGCAAGCATTGCGAGAAATTGTGGAACCTACCCGACGGCAGGATCAACCCAAAGCCGGGCTACCACACCGTGCTCATGTGGGAGAAGTTTTGTACGCCTACCGCCGAAGGAGGCGACATCCACACCATGTTTGTTCAGGTGACCAACCCGGGCCAGTCGTTGCCTCACCTGCAAAAGCTCTTCCGCAACAAAGAGGGGCTGGAGGACAAGTTCCTCGTGGTCTCGGACGGCTACCCGACCGCCAGCACCGAGTTGGCGGACCTGGTTCTACCCGCTGCGATGTGGGTTGAGAAAAATGGAGTCTTCGGCAACTCGGAGCGGCGCACCCAGCAGTGGTTCAAAATGGTCGATCCACCGGGTGAGGCCCGCGAAGATGTGTGGATGACCATCGCGCTGGCGCGCAAGTTGTACGACCGCGGCCACCCCGGAATGAAAGACAAAGACGGCGAGTTCCTCTTCCACGCGGTAGACGATGCGGGCCAGGAGATCCCATTCTGGGACTATGCGCACTTCCGCGACATCAATGTCGACCGCTATCTTTACGAGGAGTACCGCCCGTTCACCCACAAGAAGCACAAGAACGTCGCGCCCTACGACGAACTGGCGAAAACCCAAGGGCTGCGCTGGCCGGTGGTGCAAACCGACAAGGGCACGTGGCGCGAGACACGCTTTCGCTTCGCCGAGTTCGACGACCCGTTCGTCGAGAAGGGGCGGGGCATTCAGTTTTATCACTCGACCACCGGCGACGACCGCGCCCAGATCTGGTTCTGCCCGTACGAACCACACCCCGAGGAACCCGACGATGAGTTCCCATTCTGGCTCTGCACCGGCCGCGTGCTCGAACACTGGCACACCGGCACCATGACCATGCGCGTGCCCCAACTCGCCAACGCCATGCCCGACGCCTACGCCGAAATCCATCCGGACGACGCAGCAGCCGCAGGCATCAGTAATGGCCAGCGCTGCGTGATCTCCACCCGCCGCGGTGAGATGGAAATCCCCGTCTGGACCAACGGCAGGGGCCGACCGCCCAGAGGGTCGATCTTTGTCCCCTTCTTCGACGAACGCCAACTAATCAACGTCCTCACGCTCGACGCACACTGTCCGATCTCGAAGGAACCGGACTACAAAAAGTGCGCCGCCCGTATCCGCCCCGTTTGA
- a CDS encoding 4Fe-4S binding protein, with the protein MSQPISRRHWLSSLLRPTRPTPSGAGSPAVVAEVIEARCLAYHHSPCSTCYERCPQPGAIHVTQGMPTIDPEACTGCEICIDLCPAPIKAIHRVPRSVPS; encoded by the coding sequence ATGAGCCAGCCCATCTCACGCCGCCACTGGCTTTCATCGCTTCTTCGTCCAACCCGTCCCACACCGTCCGGGGCGGGATCACCGGCCGTAGTGGCTGAAGTGATTGAGGCCCGCTGTCTCGCCTACCACCACTCGCCGTGCTCGACCTGCTACGAGCGCTGCCCACAGCCCGGCGCCATCCACGTGACCCAGGGCATGCCGACCATTGATCCGGAAGCCTGCACCGGCTGTGAAATCTGCATTGATCTGTGCCCCGCACCTATCAAAGCCATCCATCGGGTCCCGCGGTCCGTACCCAGCTGA